The Natronospira proteinivora genomic sequence CACCACCCGGTACTTGCGGGCCACCTCGGCCAGTTCCTTCAATTCCTCCAGAGTGTAGGTGTCCCCGGTGGGATTGGAGGGGTAGTTGAGGATGATGATGCGCGGCCGTGTGGGGTCATTGCGACAGACCCGGTCCAGCTCCTCCGGCATCAGGCGCCAGTCGTTCTCCGCCCGGGTGGGCACCCAGCGGATCTGGCGGCCGATGATATGGGCCTGGGGGGCGTAGCTGACCCAGCTGGGGGTGGGGATAACCAAGTCCCCGTAATAGGTGAGCTGGACGATGAACATCAGCTCCTTGGAGCCGGGCCCGATCAGGATGCGGTCGGCGTCGGCATCAATCCCCTCGGCCCGGCGGTGATAGTCCGCCACGGTTTCGCGCAGTTCCTTGAGCCCTTTGACGGGCAGGTAATCCTTTTCATGGGCATGGTCGCGCAGGGCCTGAGTGACCACCTGGGGCACCGGAAAGGGGGATTGGCCCAGGCCCAGGCGGTAGACCTCTCTCCCGGCGGCGGCCAGTTCCCGGCTGGCTTCATTGATGGCCAGGGTGGCCGATTGGCTCAGACCGCGGACATTGAGATTGAGGTTGATCTCCAGGGATTCGGGATTGATATCGTCATGCGCTGCATTCGACATGCCGTCTCCTGCGTGAGGGGGGAAAGATGACGAACTCCATAGGGAGATTTATAGCAGATATGCCAACCCCCGTGGGCCGCGTGTCGGACACCGCACAGAATGCACTTGCACGGCGGTACATGGTCTATATGATGGAATTTGTATTCCCTCACTCCCATTACTATTCGAGGTAGAACGATGAAAAAGCGACTTGCCTTGCTGGCTATTCTCGCATTGGCCTTCACCAGCCCCTTGATGGCCGAGGAACAGTCGGCACAGCCGCACGGGGAAGCCGACCGTACCGTGGAAATCGAGGGTTTCTCCCTGCCGGCCGAGGTGGAGATCGGGGAAAAGACCCTGGGCCTGAACGGCACCGGCATTCGTCGCGCCTTCTTCCGCGATTACTACCTGGGGGCGCTGTATCTGCCCGAGCCCATGAGCAGCACGGCGGAGATCATCAGCCGCCATGGCCCCTCCCGGATTTCCCTGAACTTTATCCGGGATGTGTCCTTGAGCCGCATGCAGTCGGCCCTGGAAGACGGTTTTGAAGACAACACCCCGGCGTCGGAGCGGGAAGCCCTGGCCGAGGAAATCGAGACCTTCAAGGATTTTTTCGAGCCGCCGCAAGAGGGTGATCGGATCGACATCGATTACGATCCCGAGCGGGGCACGATTGTCTCCATCAACGGTGAAGAGAAAGGCGTGGTGGAAGGCGCCGA encodes the following:
- a CDS encoding chalcone isomerase family protein; translation: MKKRLALLAILALAFTSPLMAEEQSAQPHGEADRTVEIEGFSLPAEVEIGEKTLGLNGTGIRRAFFRDYYLGALYLPEPMSSTAEIISRHGPSRISLNFIRDVSLSRMQSALEDGFEDNTPASEREALAEEIETFKDFFEPPQEGDRIDIDYDPERGTIVSINGEEKGVVEGAEFNLAVLRIFLGENPADTDLRDGMLGMD